Proteins co-encoded in one Tachysurus fulvidraco isolate hzauxx_2018 chromosome 17, HZAU_PFXX_2.0, whole genome shotgun sequence genomic window:
- the ccdc88b gene encoding coiled-coil domain containing 88A isoform X3 encodes MSPCKKTPGEMNNMDANFTETLEEFMESALVTWVHLFDDMAGDEGQDYMEVNSNSHNALRGYLRLTNGVYLNEVMRIIDSNPKVEQIYHNVDDDKIRRVQNFSILNRHLRSYYQENLQQLVLMPLPNVAILGRDPLTEGALEELRRLLLLLLGCAVQCETKQTFIQQIQSLNIETQAELALCIQEVTQDPSSVLPLQYGEVCALDGLELQALLCSLARQIQSLLAQRDTHLERIAELSLQCESVSSPTAPPTGIWQNAPEGLSIQLADSKAKQRRLRQELEDKEDQLIDYKREIQTMEEELKKLQCENRALQGEVRVSRNLRDEVDCIRERANRAEQLQMELKTCTHRLRSMELYRTQLKEQQQYCASLQENKALLEEQLDDARARCSALRELEKDNLLLRQKLMDMEAERDVERQRVDEMLEMNMSLQMDLKHPSHSVDVTQRVTHPRVLYSELESDEEFQEPKTPEDHEMDLKPLSVEVNEASSLRLLGAENENAELRRRLEHLQAEQEALQTNSPEVTEALQRQTDRLKQLEEEHQNTLREFQNLKNENTSLKRNLEELEKTRLQEKQERSAGEVEREIPRGECEGKDMGKEEADKRQKRKEEMMRAQREDGEGEEVLLKERKEETNNDIERKERGEAEGEKWTGTGKNKIEHMRPEEESRSDDQISIQKGNQEEEVRKMEVEVDKLHREIYALSTQLQQAVEEADQQAKLVQELQSKLGEQTKKSRETEQKLALLEVESQRLRKTAESLTEARKQIEILQCESMHQEEELMHLRSQAELQKMEAALIPQLEGERAALERERETLKATIDSLRASVRKGDQLELTNQTLKAELERLGRNLDSARRREEELEVELKESGLEIESLGKRQDEAMLEVARLEQEKEVCQSELDSQRREQRQKEREMARLRQQLESTASALEHGNQRACSLELQNRRVCQELSQLKETCIQLEELKKENTQLNALIAENSTQLTSLTQELTNERVQSQTLSTQVAELNQLIEEFEGKLKLATSQFAQLQAEHSRVVSETTASLCNSGTGRKDDSSQSPKQRERTDISSEDPVRAIESSSEDKKAESAEINSKGQHPDSEKLIHLEKKVVVLQEEREVLLSQLSQSQTACTQLREQLDTLQRQSISLQESCSKLQELNTKLQVEQASLSSQNASLLAQRREIEVRCASLEAESKVWQKEKEESAVRCESLRSDHERLTALQQRQEAELEELLAKHSQLKSSGRAVEAQYRELEARHKELMESKAKLEEAEKEIQAERERMERTIQEQVDREKELEWLKMENER; translated from the exons ATGTCACCATGCAAAAAA ACACCTGGTGAGATGAACAATATGGACGCAAACTTTACGGAAACGTTAGAAGAGTTTATGGAAAGCGCACTTGTTACTTGG GTGCATCTCTTTGACGACATGGCTGGTGATGAAGGCCAGGACTATATGGAAGTGAACTCCAACTCCCATAATGCACTAAGGGGGTACCTGCGCCTCACCAATGGAGTCTACCTCAATGAAGTCATGAGAATCAT TGATTCTAATCCAAAGGTAGAGCAGATTTATCATAATGTGGATGATGATAAGATTCGCCGAGTTCAAAACTTCTCCATCCTCAACCGGCACCTCAGGTCTTATTATCAG GAAAATCTTCAGCAACTGGTTTTAATGCCTCTTCCCAATGTAGCAATTTTGGGCCGAGATCCTCTCACTG AGGGAGCTCTGGAGGAGCTAAGAaggttgttgctgctgttattGGGATGTGCAGTTCAG TGTGAGACGAAGCAAACGTTTATTCAGCAGATCCAGTCACTTAACATCGAGACTCAGGCAGAACTTGCTCTTTGTATACAGGAG GTGACTCAGGACCCAAGCTCAGTCCTGCCACTGCAATATGGAGAGGTGTGTGCACTGGACGGGCTGGAATTACAGGCACTGCTTTGTTCCCTTGCTCGACAGATCCAGAGCCTCCTGgctcagagagacacacatctAGAG AGAATTGCAGAGCTGAGTCTGCAATGTGAGTCAGTTTCATCCCCCACAGCACCCCCTACGGGCATCTGGCAAAATGCTCCAGAGGGACTGTCCATCCAACTGGCAGATAGCAAAGCTAAACAACGAAGACTCAGACAGGAACT GGAGGATAAAGAAGATCAATTAATTGACTACAAACGAGAAATACAAACTATGGAAGAGGAACTTAAGAAACTACAGTGTGAG AACCGAGCACTGCAGGGCGAAGTTCGTGTCAGTCGGAATCTGCGAGACGAAGTGGACTGTATTCGTGAGCGTGCAAACAGAGCAGAGCAGCTACAGATGGAGCTTAAGACTTGTACACATCGTCTGCGTAGCATGGAGCTGTACCGCACTCAACTGAAG GAGCAGCAGCAGTACTGTGCTTCACTGCAGGAGAACAAGGCCCTGCTGGAGGAGCAACTTGATGACGCACGGGCACGATGCTCTGCCCTACGGGAACTGGAAAAAGACAATCTTTTGCTCAGGCAGAAACTCATGGACATGGAGGCG gagCGGGATGTGGAGAGGCAGAGGGTTGATGAGATGCTGGAGATGAATATGAGTCTGCAGATGGATCTAAAGCACCCATCTCATTCTGTGGATGTCACGCAGAGAGTGACTCATCCTCGTGTACTCTACTCTGAGTTGGAATCTGATGAAGAGTTTCAGGAACCCAAAACCCCTGAAGATCATG AAATGGACCTGAAGCCACTGAGTGTGGAGGTAAACGAGGCATCCTCACTAAGGCTTCTGGGAGCTGAGAACGAAAATGCTGAACTGAGGAGACGACTGGAGCACCTGCAAGCCGAGCAAGAG GCTCTGCAGACCAACTCTCCTGAGGTGACAGAGGCTcttcagagacagacagacagactcaaaCAACTGGAAGAAGAGCACCAGAATACCCTCAGAGAG ttTCAGAACCTGAAGAATGAAAATACCAGTCTAAAGAGAAACCTTGAAGAGCTGGAGAAAACCAGACTCCAAGAAAAGCAGGAGAGGTCAgctggagaggtggagagagagatcCCGAGAGGGGAGTGTGAAGGAAAAGACATGGGAAAAGAGGAggcagacaaaagacagaagagaaaggaagagatgaTGAGAGCACAGAGGGAAGATGGAGAAGGAGAGGAAGTCCTcctaaaagagagaaaagaagagactaATAATGAtatagagagaaaagaaagaggcgAGGCAGAAGGAGAGAAATGGACAGggacaggaaaaaataaaattgaacacaTGAGACCAGAGGAGGAAAGCAGATCAGATGATCAGATATCCATACAAAAAGGAaaccaagaagaagaagtgagaaagatggaggtggaggtggataaGCTCCACAGGGAGATCTATGCGCTATCCACTCAGCTTCAGCAGGCAGTTGAGGAGGCAGATCAGCAAGCAAAACTAGTGCAAGAGCTGCAATCCAAACTGGGAGAGCAGACTAAGAAGTCTCGGGAGACGGAGCAGAAATTGGCTCTTCTGGAAGTTGAGAGCCAGAGATTGAGGAAAACAGCTGAGAGCCTGACTGAGGCCAGGAAACAAATAGAG atTTTGCAGTGTGAATCCATGCACCAGGAGGAGGAACTGATGCATCTGCGCAGTCAGGCAGAGCTGCAGAAGATGGAGGCTGCACTTATTCCTCAGCTAGAGGGAGAAAGAGCTGCactggagagggagagagaaaccCTCAAAGCAACCATAGATTCTCTTCGAGCCTCAGTGCGCAAG GGTGATCAGCTTGAGTTGACCAATCAAACTCTGAAGGCGGAGCTTGAGCGTTTAGGACGGAACTTGGACTCTGCCCGTCGACGAGAGGAGGAGCTAGAAGTTGAGTTGAAGGAGTCTGGCCTAGAGATCGAATCTCTAGGCAAGAGGCAGGATGAGGCCATGCTGGAGGTTGCACGACTGGAGCAGGAGAAGGAGGTGTGTCAATCTGAGCTGGACAGTCAACGGCgtgagcagagacagaaagagcgTGAGATGGCCAGACTCCGGCAGCAGCTGGAGAGCACCGCTTCGGCCCTGGAACACGGCAATCAGAGGGCCTGCAGCCTGGAGCTCCAGAACAG ACGGGTGTGTCAGGAACTTTCCCAGCTCAAAGAGACCTGCATCCAACTAGAGGAACTGAAGAAGGAGAACACACAACTGAATGCACTAATTGCAGAGAACAGCACACAGCTCACCTCTTTAACACAG gAGTTAACCAATGAGAGAGTACAGTCCCAGACGTTGAGCACTCAGGTTGCTGAGTTAAACCAGTTAATTGAAGAATTCGAAGGCAAGCTTAAACTGGCCACCTCACAATTTGCACAGCTGCAAGCTGAGCATTCCAGAGTAGTGTCAGAGACCACTGCATCTCTTTGCAATTCGGGCACTGGGAGGAAAGATGATTCCAGTCAAAGTCcaaagcagagagaaagaacagataTCAGCTCTGAGGATCCGGTCAGAGCCATCGAGTCATCCTCCGAAGATAAAAAAGCAGAGAGTGCTGAAATCAACAGTAAGGGCCAACATCCTGACAGCGAGAAGCTGATACATTTAGAGAAAAag GTTGTAGTGCTGCAGGAGGAACGAGAGGTGTTGCTATCACAATTGTCTCAGTCACAAACAGCCTGCACTCAGCTGCGAGAACAGTTGGACACACTGCAACGTCAGTCCATCAGCCTGCAGGAGAGCTGCTCTAAACTGCAGGAGCTCAACACCAAACTACAg GTGGAGCAGGCTTCTCTAAGCTCCCAGAATGCCTCATTGTTGGCACAGCGTAGAGAGATTGAGGTGCGCTGTGCCAGTCTAGAGGCTGAGTCTAAGGTGtggcagaaagagaaagaagagtcAGCAGTGCGTTGTGAATCATTGAGAAGTGACCATGAGAGGCTGACAGCTTTACAGCAGAGGCAGGAGGCAGAACTGGAAGAACTACTGGCCAAGCACAGTCAGCTAAAGAGCAGCGGTCGAGCTGTAGAGGCTCAGTACAGAGAACTGGAGGCCAG ACATAAAGAGCTGATGGAAAGCAAAGCTAAGCTGGAGGAAGCTGAGAAAGAAAtacaagcagagagagagagaatggagaggACCATTCAGGAGCAGGtcgacagagagaaagagctggAATGGCTGAAAATGGAGAACGAGAG ATAG